The genomic DNA CGGGCCCGGATGTGGGCGCCAAGCCCGTAATAGTGGGTTGACAGCTCACCGCTGTAGTGGCGGAGTTACGTGGGGCGGGTACACCGGCTGAAAAATCAGTGCTGTTATTGTCTGTATCCAGACATCCCTCACTTTTGCGGATGACGCTGGTTGTATTAGAGGGTGCGGGGGTGGGACCGGCTCCCTCATAGCAGTTTGCGGTCGAGCCAAAGCCCACAAAATCCACCAGGCTCCCCCCGCTGGGGCAGGCGCCCGATAGCGCTGTCGTGCTGCTGACCAGAGCCACTTTACCAGCCGTGCCCGATAGACTCAACGAACCGCTCGCCTCCGGTGCGGGCAGAGCTGCGGCAGCACCAGTTCCGGCGGCTTCCTGTACCAAATAATACCCGCCGGGAGCTATACTACCAGTTAAGGGAGTTGTTGCCCAACTGGTTCCACCTGCGGAAGCATACTGCACTGTATACCCAGCCAGTGAAATGGTGTTGGCCGACAGGTTGTGCAGCTCAATGAAGTCGTTTTTGTACGGGGCGTTGGTGTTACCTCCCCCGCCATAGACCTGGCTGATCACTACGGTGGCGCTGCCCCCAGTACGGGTGCCGATTTGGCCCTGGCCGAACAATGGCAGCAGTAGCAGCAGCGTTAGCACAGGCCACTGGCCTCTGGAAAAAGTTGTGCTCCGCGGAGAATCCGGAGCTGATAGGGCAGGCGCACACGGGTAAGCCCCGCGACGAATGGCGCGGGTGAGAGCAGTAAAGTTCATGCAAGGGCTTAATGGGGTAGTGGCAGAAGGAATGGAGGGGCAAAGGTCGGTAAAAGAGGTCCCCTAAAGTAGTTGGATATGTTAAGGTTATGTTGCCATCACACCCTGAATATTGCAATTATTTAATATTTACTTGGTATCCTGCAATTTGGCCCGACAGTGCCTACTGCCTGCCTTCCCAAGGGCTTCCCCATTCTGCTGCCGCTGGAAGGACCCTTAACAAGCGGCCGCTTTAGGTATGCCCGTCGCGCTCGCGTATAGTAATCCGGCCAATCGTGGAGATGCTCACCCCGAAGGCCTGGGCCAGCTGCTTTAGCTTTTGTCCCTGCCGGTGCCGGCTGAGGATTTCCGCTACCTGCTCGTCAGAGAGCAGGTGATGATTCAGGATTCCCTTTGGCTTGATTTCCGGGTTGACTGCCCACTCCAGGTTGGTGTAATGCAGATTCAGGGGATCCCCATCCCGGGCCAGGGCATATTTCATCCTTCGGTTAGGAGGAGGGGGTAGAAAATGTTCCGCCACAAGTTCCGCCACCTTTACCTCTACCTGTCTCTTCCCCCGGGTTAACACGATCTTGGGGTGGTCGTTTCGCAAGTCGAGGCGCAGCAGGCACTCAGGGGAAATCTTGTCATAGGGCACACTCACTACTTTGCCCTGATCGGAAAGCAACCATCGGGCGGCGATGCCTTGAATGAACACCCACCGCTCCTGCGTTTCCACGCGCTGAAGCTCTGCCAGGGGAAGGGTCTGTCCGTTGCTGAGTTTTACTTTTTCGGCAGAAATTACCTCTATCACAATTAAAGAGTTAGCGAACCCCTGGGTATCAAAGCCTTCCTGCGAAACCGTAGCCCCTGCTCGCAGCGGCTGCCCCGGCCGCAGGTAGTCCACCAACGGGATGCCCGCGGCCGTGCGCATCTCCCCGTCTACACCCGGCCATGGAGCTAGGAGCTGAGTGCCGCACTCTTGCGGATCTGATGAATTCAGTGGCGGGATCGGACTATGGGTAGGAGCAGTGCGCCAGGTGCGGCCCCGCACGATGTGCGAAATGGCGGAGCTAGTGACCCCAAATTCCTGTGCCAGCGCCTTTAGCATCTCCCCCTGACCGGCACGGTTGCGGAGTTGACTGACTTTCTCAGGGGTCAGCTTGGCCCGGTAATGGTCCTGGCCCCGGCGACGGAGCAACCGGTCAATGAAGACGTCCTGGATTTCCGCTTTATCGACCCATTGCAGGTTGGTATAATGCGTATTCAAGGGATTCTGGTCCCGGTGCAGGACCCGGGTGTGGCGTGCCTCCGCAGGGGGCGGCAGGAAATGCTGCGCCACCAGTCGCGCGACCGCATAATTCTTCGGACGCTTCTCCAGCAGCAGGTTCACTTGCGGGTAGCGCCCCTGGACGGGAGCGCGCAGCATACGCTCCCGGTCCTGGCGGGCATACCGCAAGCTGACCACCTTACCCTGATCGGAAAGCAAGTAAGGCACGGTGACTCCCTTCAGCTCTACCCACCGCTCGTCGGTTGCCACGGGCCGCAGCTCGTTCAGGGGCATGGTCAGGCCATTGCTGAGCTCCACATGCCCGGAGTCCAGGATCTCCACCACCACGGCTGTAGAAGGCAGGCCCTGGACGGAAAAGCCAGGATGGGTGACGGTACTGCCGGCGCGTAAGGCTTGACCTGGCCGTAAATGGCTGACCAAGGGTATACCAGCCGGGGTTAGAGGAAAGGACATAGGAGAAGAGAGGTGCGCCATGCGGAATGCTCTTACATAATCCAGCCGGAGCTTTCAACAGGCAACTACCGCTCAAAGGTAACTCCCTGAAGCCAGAGAAACCGGTAGTGCCATTTTAACGCGTACAACCCTAGCTCTAATATCCGCTGTTCTATTAGCTATGCTGATTCAGCATCGATATCAGACTTTCATCTTGCTAGCTGTCAAGTGGCCCCCCCATGATAAGGATCGAGAAGGCCGATTTATCGGACCTTATCTAAGCCGGATGACGCTAGTAGAAACACACCGGTTAAGGCCAACGATACCGCCACAATTAGCTTGAACTCCATCCGGCCGTAGAAAAACAACAGAATGGCGCCGGTTGTCAACACATGAAGTAGAAAGAGTACCCGGCGATGCTTAGAGAAATATGCCTGTTTGGTGTACAGTCCTTGTAAAAAGCTGGCTACGTAAAAGGAAATGATGCCAATGGCATATAGCACCGCTACCGCTTCAACATATCCTGCTTTCAAGTAATCGGGCATGGCATACTTTCTTAGGTGCTACTAGTTTGTTGAAAGGGCGGCTTTACTTACTGACAGAGGGCAGGAACGCAAGAGATTTAGTATCATGCCCGTTTGCTTGCGAAAGCTAATCTTAAAAAAACACCTTTCTAGAATGCCGTCTTGACAGGGGCCAAAACCACCACGTTTCCGAGACCCGTCTGATACCTACGATTATGTAAAGAAACTTTTCCGCGAAAGAAACTGGCCCTTCCCGCTTCCGTTTTCCTTCCTCTGTTCAATTAGACCACCCCCAGCATTTGCAAGCTCCGGCTCACCATTGCCCTTTCTAAGCGTTGCTAACGGAAAGGGGTAGGTGAACCGCAGAATACCACGCGTCAACGCTACCTTTGGTACATACCTACTCCTCAGTACACGATGAAAACGCTGTTCTTGTGTCTCTTCCTGTCTACGCTGCTTGGGTCTTGTGGCGTCCGTCAGAACGACATAATAGGCGTATACACTGTCCGAAATCAGTCCAACAACTGGGACACGCTTAGACTCTTGAGCAATGGCACCTACAGAAGGCACTTGCGTTCGAAGCAAAATGCGTTCGTGTTCTCCCATACGGACAAGTGGCGGTATGGGAGCGGACGCCTTACGTTATACAACTATGTTCCGGAAGGAGACAACGCTCTTACCCCCGATACCAACCTTTCGCTCACAGAAATAACTTCTTCCTTGCCGGTAGAAAAAAAAGCAGGACGAATCGTTATTTTCCACCGACTCGAAACAGAGGACTTCTTTTATGAGAAACTCTGAGCATGCCTGCACACGAGGCCCGATTGAGGCGTGGCTCGCGGCTAGTTGCGCACGCACCATGACCTGCCCCTAGAGGAACTGTCAGGTGCCATGGGGTGGGCGAGAGAGAAGGCTTCCCCGAACGTCTACGCGGCAAGCGGCGTGGGATTCATGGCTTGAGGCAAGCCAGCTGGCTTTTCGTGTCTGGTACGTCTCGGAAACAGTCGTATAAGTAAACGTTACGTTAAGTAAGTAGCTGGTCATCAAACCAAACATCAGCAAATCCTTCTTCGGGTATTAGGAGAAAACACCAGCCTGGTCCTAAGCCAAGGTAGGGCAGCAACTCCGGTGCCCACTCTGCAATATGGGCCACATGCACGGGCTGAAAGAAGTCTTCTGCCTCCGAGTAGCCTCCGGCCCAAATGTACCAGCCACTGGTATCTGCTTCGGGCCGATAGCGTACCCCGTGCAGCGGTCGTACCCCATGGCGTACACCACGCGACACGCCAAGCTTGAGGTGTTGCTCACACGCGACATAGTTCGTGTGGTATTCCTGGCATATCGCCTGTTGGGCTGCAAGTACTTTCATAGCCAATGAGACTAGGTAGAACGGACCGTCCAAGTAGTGGCCCTTATTTCCACTGTATGGAATAAATGACCTTTCGCAACAGGGCTCGGTTCTGCTGGTTCCGGCGGGCCGAATACTGTCGGGCCATCCCCTGCACGGTCACTAGATGCGTCCCCCTTTGGTAGAAGGCCATCGTTCCGATCATGTCCAGGTGATGCGGTTTAGTTCGCACGGTAAACTCGAGCAGGACTAAGCGGCCTTGCTGCAAGACCGTATCCTCCACATGGACGAGATGGATGGGCCCTAACAACTCGCTAAAGATCTGGACAAACCCTTGTTTCACCTTGGCGACGGCGAAGGGCCGACGCTCCGGCTTCACGAGCACGACCAGGGTTTCGGAATGGATTGTATCCGAGGAAGCTGCATTGACAAACACATGCTGTTGCCCTGTTTTCATCGGCGCTAACCCTTCTTTTCTTTCATCAATGGCTTGCCAGGTAGCGGGGACTTGAACCGTCAGCATCCCGAGATCGTGGCGGATAAAAGCGGTGGGCACCAGCGCCTGGTTGGGCTTATCAGGCGAACAGCCGCTGAAAACCAGATAGAGAAGCAGGGCCGCTTGGCAGGCCAGTTTCGTCATGATGCAGGGGAGGGGAACATCAACCAGTGGCCGAGTAACATGAGGACTGTCGCAATTCGTGATTAGGCAACCGGGCTCGCACCCCAAATTGGGTAGGCCCTGACAAAGGGTAGGCAACGAAGGTAGATGTAATACCCAAATCGCCTGAGCACCTGTCCAAGAAAGGCTGGTTTACTGGTCACTTTGCTGGCCCCACTCAATAGCGCCAAAACATGGTTTTTCGGAGCATTTTTTACCCCTTTATTTGGACAGCTTTTTTTATAGGTTTACAAACAATCAAGCTTCTGGCACTGCACCTTGCAGCGCATAAAACTGGTGCCGCAGTTCTATCAGCAGTTGCTCGGTTCGCTCGCGGTCGGGAGCATCCGGTAGGGTGGAAGTGGCAAACGCAGCATCCACCTGCTGGACCAGCGCCTCCGCTTCAGCCACCAGCGTCTCGTACTCAAACTCGCCCTTCCGAATGCGCAGCAGGTAGTCCCGGTCCGGGCGCCGGACGTGCAGCTGACCCGTGGTCGCAATTTCCAGGGCCGTACGTAGCAGGCGAAACACGTGCAGCATATTCTTGGCGTCGTAGTTCTTGCCGTGCTGCACCGTATTTTCGTAGCGTTCCGTGTTACGCCGCGCCACCCAGTCCCAGTATTCCTTGTACACCCGGCAATAGGTGGAATAGCCGTTGCGGTTAAACGACAAGTAGGCTGCGGGTACTTCCCCTTTGGGGACGGCTGAGAGCAGCACGTCATTGGACGTTTCCGCGTCGCGCAGCAGCCCCCGGTAGCCCTTTGCCCCAGGGTGGTCCCCATCCACGAACAGGGCGTATAGGTCGGTCAGATGCGGCACGTTGGCCAAGCCGCACTGTGAGGGCGACAGTCCCTGGCGCTGCAGCCATTTCTCCACGGGTTGCGCTCCCGCTCCCACCGTCACGTAGCAAAAATCCAGCACGGACTTGCGGGCCGGCGGCTCGGGGCTATTGATCTTCTTGTTGAGCCCCTTGGCTTTGCGAATCTGCGCCACAGCATATTCGGCAAACGTCTGGCGGCAGAGCTTGGAGAGAAAATCTTCCGCCCGGAACGCGGCAAACAGCGGGTGTTGGTAACGGATGCAATCCGGTGGCGTCCCCAGGATTTCCAGGGCCGTAGGGTTGTTTTTCAGCAACAGCTCCACAAAGCGGCGCAGCTCATAGAACACCTCGTCGTTGGTGGCATTGGCTACCTGCGGGACATAGTTCAGGCCAAAGAAGTCGCGCTCCGGCAGGATAAAGACACCCTTCAGATCCGTGTCGGAATGGGGTAAGTCCGTCCCGTAGGCCCGGCTGCCGCTGACGGCTTCCAGTAGGATCAGGTTATGGCGACGCAGGTAGGCAATGTCAATCACAGAGTCGGAGGGAAAATAATGGAAGGCGAGAGGCTCACGCCGGAAAAGCGGCGGTCAGCCAGTGCTGAAACAACGCATTGAGCTCCCCGGTAGGATCGGGCGAGTGCCGCACGGGCAGCGTATCGCGCGCCAGCAGGCCGGC from Hymenobacter sp. DG25B includes the following:
- a CDS encoding DNA polymerase beta superfamily protein; the protein is MIDIAYLRRHNLILLEAVSGSRAYGTDLPHSDTDLKGVFILPERDFFGLNYVPQVANATNDEVFYELRRFVELLLKNNPTALEILGTPPDCIRYQHPLFAAFRAEDFLSKLCRQTFAEYAVAQIRKAKGLNKKINSPEPPARKSVLDFCYVTVGAGAQPVEKWLQRQGLSPSQCGLANVPHLTDLYALFVDGDHPGAKGYRGLLRDAETSNDVLLSAVPKGEVPAAYLSFNRNGYSTYCRVYKEYWDWVARRNTERYENTVQHGKNYDAKNMLHVFRLLRTALEIATTGQLHVRRPDRDYLLRIRKGEFEYETLVAEAEALVQQVDAAFATSTLPDAPDRERTEQLLIELRHQFYALQGAVPEA